The following is a genomic window from Rubeoparvulum massiliense.
ACCAATACCAACCTACTATTAATCAATGATGTCCCCTGGTATATTCTGGTGCAGAATATTATCACTGCGCTAATTGGTATCCTTGCCTTCTCTTCCTTTATTCAGAACTGGTTAGGCGTAAAATACCGTTGGTGGGAACGAATTTTAGCCTTGATTGCTGCATTGGTACTGATCCATGGTGGATGGGAAACAGATATCCTAGGTATCATTATTTTCTCATTCCTCTTCTTACGTCATCGCATCATCAAGCGTAATATGGTACAGCTTCCAAGCAGTGTATGAAGGTAAATAATATAGGAAGGGGAACTTGTCCCTCTTCCTATTTTTCATGTATGATTTATATAGATTACTGAGCTGCCAATCAGTTCCATAATAAAAAAGAAAAGATGATGTGAATGAACCTTCATACTTTAGTGACCTTTGTTAAAGTAGTACAGACACGGAGCTTTAAAGAGACTGCGAAGCAATTGAGGATCACCCAACCTGCTGTGACACAGCGGATCCAGGCGCTGGAAGAGATCGTTGGTGTACGCCTACTGATTCGCGATGCAGATGGTGTCCAATTGACCACCGCTGGGACTTATGTATATCAACAGAGCCTTGCTCTTATTAGCCAATGGGAAAGTCTGCTCCAGCATTTTCAAGGCCATGATATCAAAGGACGGATTGTAATCGGTGCAAGTACCATTCCTGCTGCCTACCTGCTTCCTCAGTGGCTCAGCCAGTTTCATCAGCAGTATCCTGAGGTGGAGTTAAATGTACAAGTGGCTGGTACTTCACAAGTTTTACAGCGACTTCGCGAAGGAACTATCGATGTGGCCATTACAGGAGAACCTTCCATGAAAAATGATCTATTTCTCTTTCCCATTCACCATGATCAACTACGGATCATTGCACCTCCCTCCACACCAAGCAGCAAGCGGACCTTTCCAGCACTTTTGGAACAAGAATGGATCTTACGGGAAGCAGAATCAGATACGCGCCATCACTGGATCCGATTCCTTAAGGAACACGGTTATACACTACAAGACTTACACCTCGTTGGCGAGATGGGAAGCTCCGAAGCCATTATCGCCTCTGTGGAAGCGGGTCTAGGTTGGTCCGTTGTTTCACAATTGGCAGCACAGCATGCGGTGAAGTACGGTCGAGTCAGCTTAATTCATGTGGATCATTTAGAAATAACTCGTTCTTTCTATTTTTCTACCCTTGCTGAAAATCAAAATCAAGGATTGATCCAGGTTTTTTCCCAATATTTGAAGATGGTGAACCCCTATATTCAACTGAAAGAATAAAGGATTCCTCATTAATAAAGAAGGTTCAGGCTGGAGTTTTTCACTCCTCCTGAACCTTTATTCTTTCTCATCTGAATTAGCCTAAGGCTACATCCAAGGCCATCATCACAGCAAAACCTACCATTGTACCCAGTGTGGCGAGATCTGTGTTCTTCCCTAACTGTGACTCTGGAATCAATTCTTCCACAACCACGAAGATCATGGCTCCTGCTGCAAAGGAGAGAGCATAGGGCAGGATGGGCTTCATGGCCATCACGGCAACAGCTCCGATTACACCAGCAACAGGCTCCACCACACCAGATAATTGACCGTAGAAAAAGCTCTTGCGTCGGGAAAACCCTTCCCGTCGTAAGGGCGCAGAGACCGCTAAGCCTTCAGGAAAGTTCTGAATCCCAATACCGATGGCAAGGGCAACGGCACCAGCTAAGGTAGCGCCAGGGAGATCATAGGCCAGCGCACCAAAAGCCACACCTACTGCTAAGCCTTCAGGAATATTGTGAAGAGTAATGGCGAGCACCAGTAGGATGCTGCGTTGCCAACCGGTTTGGATCCCTTCTGCCTCACTACGTGGAAGGCCTAAATGCAAGTGCGGAATTATTTTATCAATGAGTGCTAAAAAGAGTCCACCAGAAACAAAGCCAATCACAGCAGGAATCCATGGCTGAGTACTGGTTTCTCCTGCCATCTCAATGGCAGGAGCTAATAGCGACCAGAAGCTAGCAGCAATCATCACCCCAGCTGCAAATCCCAGCATGGCATCCAATACCTTCCGGTTAATCTGGGTAAAGAAAAAGATTAGCCCAGCGCCTGCTGCGGTTAAAAACCAGGTAAAGAGTGTTGCACACAAGGCCTGTATACCTGGTGTTTGTTGTAAAAACCAATCCCACATCTTATTTCCCCTCTTCCTCAAGAAGTGGTATTATTTGATCTTGTTCCTCTTTCCATTCCTTATATCGATCGATTTCGCCTTGAACCTGTTGGATGATAAAGGCGATCACCGCTGCATCATCAAAAAAGCCAAGGGCAATAATCCAATCAGGCACCAGATCGAAAGGCACCACAAAATAGAGAAGTCCTCCCACAATGAAAATTAATGACCGTTTATCCACTTGAGAGTAGATCCCCTGATACCAATCCCGCACCAGTTGCGTTAAAAGGTGTATCTGCTCCTTCAACTCCTGCCAACGTCCCCCGCCATCACTCTTTGCTTCAACCTGATGTAATAAGGAGGATAATTCCTTCGGATTGGCAACCACTTCCTTCGCACGTCCCAACCACTTTCCCTGACGAAAATGGCCAATGATCTTCGATCGACTTGGCATTTTACTCAACTTCATCTCCGTGATTGCCTCCTTTCCTATCTATAATTGTAAACATATTCTGAGGATTGACAACGTGAAAAAGGTCATCCCTAGGCAAATGTCCATGCCTCATTGGATTCCTATACATAGACTATTAGCAAATACGCTTCAGAAAAGGAGTGAAAATATCAGTGACATTACAACGAAAACTCCGTGCATATGCACGGCAAGATCAAAATGTCCAAGAATGGTTGACTAAGAACCGCTCCTGGGTAGATGCCAATCAGCATTCCCTTCAAGCTATCTTCACTCATCCAGAAAAAGAGCAGCGCTTCATTCAGACCATCCGTGGGAAGAACCCTCAGCAGCAATTGATGCGACTTGCACGTTCATCAGTAGTAGAGCAGGGATCCGCAAGGAAGAGACGGCGTAATCAGCTCCACAAAACGCCTACAGAAAGTCGGAGATCACGCTCCACCTCAAAAATGACAGAGAACGTCAAAAAGCAGGAGAAAGGTTCGCTCTTCTCACGTCTGCCACTAGGAAAGCTTAATCTCTCCAACCTCATCAATACTGTTCGGCACGTCAATCAAATCTTAAATACCGTGAACGATTTACGTGGTTCCATCCCGCCCGAACTAATAAAAGGCTTACTGGAGCAAAAAGCAAAAAAGGGATAACCTCTCCAATTATCCATGAAGATTTGCTATACTATAGCCAATTATCATGAATTATGAAAAGAGGCTATTCTGATGCCAATATGGCTTGAGAGTTGGTTCGCAGCAGGGGATCTACTTGCTGCATGTATTAGTATTCTTCTCAATATCGTAATTGCAGTGGTGGGGATCATTCCTAGTCTATTTATTACTGCTGCTAATATTACCTATTTTGGTTTTATTGGTGGGACGCTAATCTCCTTGATTGGTGAAGCTGCAGGGGCATTGGTAGCCTTTTACCTCTATCGTAAGGGTTTGCGGCGCTTTGCCATCAAGAAGCTTCAAGAATATCCTCGTGTTCAGCCCCTCTTTACCCTAGAGGGCAAACAAGCTTTTCTACTCGTATTAACCCTACGCTTACTGCCCTTTATGCCATCGATGATTGTCACGCTTGCGGCTGCGCTAGGAAGAATTACTCCACTTCTCTTCATCTTGGCCAGTACCCTAGGAAAAATTCCTGCACAATTCATGGAAGCCTATTCCGTGCTCCATGTGACGCAATGGACCTGGCAAGGAAAGAGTATTATCACCCTCGCTGCCCTTGCACTTCTGGTTCGAATCTGGCAGAAGGAGAAAGTGAAGCAAAAGAGATGACCACCCGTTCAGTACAGAAACGGGTGGTCTTCCATGTTCATAATTTTTCTAAGTAATTCTACATTCTTCTGTACTTAGGAAGCTTATTCCTCATGCTTCGCCATATGACCAAGTAGATCTGCAACACGGCAGGAATAGCCCCATTCATTATCATACCATGCAATCACTTTTGCTAGATCGCCATCCATCACCATGGTGGATAATCCATCCACAATACTGGAATGGGGATCACCATTATAATCAACGGAGACAAGGGGTAGATCACTAAAGTAGAGGATTCCATGGAGTTCTCCTTCAGCAGCTGCCTGCAAAGCACCATTAATCGCATCGACACTGGTCTCCTTCTCTAGCTCAACGGTAAGGTCAACCACCGAAACATTGGGAGTTGGTACCCGCATGGCCATCCCATTCAATTTTCCTTTTAATTGTGGGAGCACCTTGGCTACCGCAGCTGCTGCTCCTGTAGTTGTAGGAATAATGGAGAGACCTGCTGCCCGTGCACGACGATAATCCTTATGGGGGAGGTCGAGGATCTGCTGGTCATTCGTATAAGAGTGAACCGTGGTCATGAGACCGCGCCGAATGCCAAACTCACGATCTAATATCTTTGCTACAGGAGCCAAACAGTTAGTGGTGCATGATGCGTTAGAGAGAATAAAATGTTCCTTGGGATCGTATGCCTCATCGTTGACACCCATGACGATGGTAATATCCTCACTTTTACCAGGCGCAGAGATAATGACCCGTTTTGCACCTGCTTGTAGGTGTTTCTCAGCGCCTTCTCGGGTCCGAAAGCGTCCGGTGGACTCCACCACATAATCGATCCCCATTTCTCCCCAGGGAAGCTTCGTTGGATCAGCCTCTGCTGTCACATGAATTGTCTTCCCATTGACGATGAGGGCATTCTCTGTGGCTTCCACATCTGCTGAGAAGCGACCATGTACAGAGTCATATTGTAAGAGATGCGCTAGCATCTTCGCATCGGTCAAATCATTGATGGCAACAATTTCAATCTCTTTACTATCGAGGGCAGCACGGAAAACGAGACGACCAATGCGGCCAAAACCGTTTATCGCAACTTTTTTCATGGAAATATCCTCCTTTATGTTGACAGGATTGCTTGAGCAGCTCCCACATCTGTAACGAGAATGTAGGAATATCCTGCCTTTCGACCATAACAAACTACAGCTTGAATCGCTTTACCTTTACTTTTCCCACCAGCTAATGCAATTACTCTTTCTACCTTTAATCCCTGCTGGAGGTGGAGACCAATGGTGGGTGTTTCATAAACTACATCACCTGCTGCTGTAAAAAAGGTACCATAAGCTTCACCAACAGCTGCTCCCTCTTCCAAGCGCTTTAGGATTTCTCGTGGAAGCCTACGCCGCTCAGCCATTGTTGTGGCTTCGCCAATCCCATGCAGAAAGAGACGAGCGTTCTGTAGTAAATGAAGCCAATCCTGCACATATTCTTCCTTTAATAAGGATTGAATCGTCGTGGTACTCATCTGTTCTGGTAAGTTAAAGACTTTATAGGTAGACCCTGTATGCTGGGCACTGGTGACTGCGATTGTACTAGCTTCGTATTTAATCTCTTCGCCTAGACTCCCTCGTGCAGGGACAAATGTAACAGCTCGGCGATTCCAGGGAAGTAGGTAGGTAGCCATCATCGCCATGCTGGTACCACCGTTCACTGCAATCACATCACCATCTCTTACTTCGTTCCGTAAGATCTGTGCTGCCTTCCTCCCCAATTCCTTCTGGGTCCATGGATTTTCATCACAATCTCCAGGTAAGACATAGACACGTTCTACCTGTAATCGTTGCTGAAGCGCTTCCTCATAGTATTGGAGATCCTGCTGCTGTTGGATAATAGGACCCATGACTTGGAGCCATTCAATCCCATCCTTGGAGAGAGTAACACCCAAACGTGAGGTTTCAATTAATTTAGCATCCTTTAATACAGTTAAATCATCACGAATGATCCGTTCTGTGCCTTGGAGTATTTGGGCGATAAGTCGGCGACCTAAGGGCTGCTGAAGCTGTAATAATCGAAGCAGTTGAACACGTCGCTGCCAATCTTGCTTCGCTTCAGGAATCACTCGAAAAAAATCTTGGAGATTGGTATCCATAGTCACCCCCCCATAGCAATGTGGGACTTTATATGTCCTACATGTACGTTTTATGTCCCTACTGATATTTTACCTTGCTTAGTAGTATTTGACAAGTGAGAATGAAAAAAAGTGTTGCCTGCTGAGCAGACAACACTCTGAAAAAAAGATTGAATTGAACGACGATGCTACCTTGTCATGATTTCGGTACTATTAATGATTGGCTTCATGCTTAGCTTGGAGCCGTTTACCTAAGATCATGCCCCCAACAACCAAACCAATACCAACAACAAAAAAAAGAAGTGCCATCAAATAATTGTGTGAAGCTAAACTAATTCCAACTGCTAGAAAGAGTGCAATACAAATAAATGCACTGATCAATGCCATCGATTTACTCAATTGGACCCATCCCCTTCTCCGTCTTCTTCTCATAGTAGACTTGTTTTGCTTTTACTTGGCTAATTTCCATTTCAGGATAGCGAAACGCGGTTAAATAGCCCCCCGTAGCGCACCCTTGATCGATATTGATCGTGTGATTCTGAATGAGTGGTTCAGGAACGGTCTGATGACCGTAAATAATCCAAGGATCTCCCTTGTAGGTGGCAGCCCAGTTGCGACGGATAGGCAAGCCATGCTCATCCCGTTCACCAGTAATATCTCCATACAAAGCAAGTTTACGCACGCTTTGATTATACCTGCCAATCCCCTCTTCTTTCAAGGCACCATGGACCGCGATCACCTTCCCCTCATCGAGCTGGAGATAGAGTGGCGTTTGCTCAAAAAGCTCGATGAATTGCTGTTTTACTTCGTGCTGAATCTCTATAGGCACTCGCTCAAGCTCAGCGATGGTGGTTTCGATGCCATGCTTGGCTTGTATATTCCTCCCTTGGAAAAAACGATAGAGCTTATCACAATGGTTGCCATGAATATAGAGGGCACTCCCATGCTTCCACATGGAATAGACCAAAGCGATCATGGGGAGGCTCTTAGGACCTCGATCCGTAATATCGCCCAAAAAGACGACCCTTCGTCGGGACGGATGAACATACGTTCCAGCCTGCTTCTTGTAGCCTAACTGCTCTAAGAGCTGAAGCGCTTCGTCATAACAACCATGGACATCACCAATGAAATCAAAGGGACCATGTAAATGGCGAAAATCGATGACTGCCTCCTGCAAATCGTTGAAGGACATCGCTTCCTCTCCTTCTTTATGATACTCGTCTTCTTTAACCTGTTCATCGGTTATGACGCTTATTCATTCATCAAATGATTTCCTTTTTAGGTAGGCTATGTGATAATAGGGTCAAATCCACAAGGAGGAATCACGATGACAAGAGAAAGCAAACAGCAGCAACCCTTTATTCTTCCCTTTCAAGGAATTACACCCAATATTCATCCGACAGCATTCATCGCCCATGGCGTTGTGATCTCCGGTGACGTGAGCATCGAAGAGCTGAGTAGCATCTGGTATGGTACCTCCATCCGTGGCGATATCGCCCCAACTCGGATTGGGAAGCGGGTGAATATACAAGATAATTCCACGCTCCACCAGAGTCCCCATCAGCCCCTCATCATTGCTGATGATGTAACAATTGGCCATAACGCCATCCTCCACAGTTGTCAGATCGATGAAGGTGCTTTAATCGGGATGGGAGCCATCATCATGGATGGTGCAAAAATTGGGAAGGGTGCCATGGTGGCGGCAGGTAGTCTCGTTCCTCCGCGCATGGAAGTTCCACCCCAAACCTTAGTGATGGGCTCCCCTGCCCGTGTCATCCGTCAGCTTACTGCTCAAGATCTCCAAGAATTAGAGCGAATTCGTACTTCTTACGCTGAGAAAGGACAGTACTACAAGCAGATGGAAGAGGAGTACTTTACTACTCATTCTCAAGGTTGATAGTGCTTACCCTGCCAAGTATTGCGTCGCTCCATTTCCCACTCAATTCCATTGAGGACCTCCCATTTTTTGAGGCTCCACATGGGTCCGATCAATAAATCTCGTGGTCCATCGCCAGTTAGCCGATGGATCACCATCTCTGGAGGGAGTAGCTCCAGGCTGTTTACCACCAATCGTGTATACTCTTCCTGTGTCAATAAGTGAAACTGACCTGCTGCATACTCCCTGGCAAGGGGAGTCTTTTTTAAGAGATGTAATAGATGAATTTTGATCCCCTCTACCTTGGATTGTGCAACTGCTTGAACCGTCTCCATCATTTCCGCTTCTGACTCACCTGGTAAGCCCAAAATAATATGGGAGCATACACGAATTCCATGGCGTTGTAGCTTCTCAAGTCCCTCAAGGTAAGTGGCGTAGTTATGACCACGATTGATCCGCTCTGAAGTATAATCATGGATGGTTTGTAGCCCTAATTCCACCCAAAGATAGGTACGTTGATTCAATTCTGCCAACAACTCCACCACGTCGTCTGGAAGGCAATCAGGACGTGTGGCAATGGAGAGCCCCACCACATCCGGTTGCTCAAGGATGGTCTCATACATAGCACGGAGCTCTTCCGCAGGGGCATAGGTATTGGTATAGGCTTGGAAATAGCCAAGATATTTGGCATTCGGCCACTTCTGATGCATCATCGTAGTCACCTTTTGGAATTGGCTGCGCAAATCATCGCGGCGATCTCCTGCAAAGTCCCCAGATCCATGGGAGCTGCAAAACGTACAGCCCCCTGTGGCCACAAGGCCATCACGATTGGGACAGGTGAATCCAGCATCCAACGGAACTTTAAACACCTTAGTTCCAAACTGTTCACGAAGATGATAATTCCAGGAGTGATAGCGCTTATCACCCCATAACTGTGGAGTTTTAACAATCTCTTCTTCCTTCATCATGACACCTTCTTCCGCCAATCTCTTATCCACTATGCAGGAGTGGATAAAAAAAATCAAGGCGAGGAAGCACCTCACCTTGTCTAATATTTCATCTTTTAATTGGTGTTACCTAACATACTCCTTACTTTGCAGCGGCATAACGGCGAGCAACTTCATCCCAATTGACAACATTCCAGTAAGCACTGATATATTCTGGGCGACGATTTTGGAACTTCAAATAGTATGCATGCTCCCAAACGTCTAGACCAAGAATTGGTGTTTTACCTTCGGTCAGAGGGCTATCCTGATTGGCTGTGCTCATCACTTCTAGCTTACCATTAGCAACAACGAGCCAAGCCCAACCTGAACCAAAGCGGCTTGCAGCTGCATTGGCAAATAACTCTTGAAACTTTGCAAAGCTCCCAAACTCCTTCTCAATAGCTGCCTTCAAATCTCCTATTGGTTCTCCACCACCAGTAGGGCTTAGTACAGTCCAGAATAAGGAGTGGTTGGCATGACCACCACCATTATTACGAACAGCTGTACGAATGGCTTCAGGTACTTGATTAAGATTGGCCACTAATTCTTCGATAGATTGATTGCCAAGATCCGTGCCTTCAATCGCCTTATTTAAGTTATTCACATATGTAGCGTGGTGCTTGTCATGGTGAATCTCCATTGTCTTAGCGTCTATATGTGGCTCTAATGCATCAAAAGCATATGGTAAATCAGGTAATTGAAATGTCATGATAACATGACCTCCTTCATTGAATTTATTATTCTATTACTAGTATGCCTATGTTATTATCATTTGTCAATATATTAGTTTAAAAAGTATGTTTAACTTGCTTAAAGTGAGCTTACACATATCGACTTGGTTTCTTGAACCCACATTATTTTTCTCGGTGGCATGGTTACTGTACCCAGTTTCATTCTTACTACATAGGGTACATTAAGAAAGGAGTGGATCGTATGACCACGATGAAGCAGTCTCAGATCCTGGCCATCTTTAGGGAATGGCAATATCAGGTCAATCAGGTGCTCAATCAAATTGAGCAAATCCCTGACTCCCGTTCATTTGCTCATGATATCAAGCAATTAAGAGATGACCTCGCACAGATCGGCAGCGATTTCTCCTCTGCTCCTTCCATCAGCTTAATCAACAAAGGGAATCAGGAAGTTGGCAGTTTTTTTTCGACCACCTACCATGGGCAGCAGATTGAAACGGTAAAAGGCTACTGGCAGCAGTTAATTCTCTACTTCCAAGAGTGGGAGGACTACCTATACAAGCTACGAAATGGTGAGCAACGAGCTGCATCCATCCGAAAGATCCCCAGCGAGCGGCAGATTATCTCATGGAGCTACGCTAAAGAGCAAACAACGCCACTGGGTAAGCATCAGCTCCCTGAGCTTCCTTATTCATATGGCGCACTGGCTCCCTTTTTGGAGGAGCAGCTACTACGACAGCACCACCAATTTCATGGCAAGCTAGTCGCTGCCCTTAATCAAGGAGAAAAGGAATTACAAGCTATCCTGGAAGACTCCGAGCGTAGTCTTATCCCTGCAACCATCTCGACCATTGCCCACTTTGGCTCCGAACACTTCCTTCATTCACTCTTTTGGGAGATGTTAACCCAACGAGGAAGAGGTGTCCCTGTTGGTGAATTCGCTGACCAATTAGATGATGATTGGGGAGGTTTTGCAGAATTTCAGCATGTCTTTACCACCACTGCCCAGAGCTTAAAGGGCGATGGATGGGCTATTCTAGGCTGGGCTCCACGGATTCATCGTCTCATTATCTATACTGCAAAAAAGGATGGCTATTCCATGCAGGATACAATTCCCCTTCTCGCCCTCGACCTCTGGAAGCATGCCTATTATTCCCAATATGGAGAAGACAAACACCGCTATATTGAAGCTTGGTGGAACTTTGTTGATTGGCATGGGGTAAACGAGCGTTTTAAAATGGCCCGAATTGTTAAATGGTCTACCGGATGAGGCATTTTTCCTTTGTGCTTCATCCTTGACTATGTTAGAATTAAAACGTACCATATACCCTATACCGTATGAAGCATTTTCTCTTCGCAGAGAATGTGAAAAATATCTCTCCGTAGAGAATGTGAAAATGAATAAGGGAGTGACTGTGATGCAAGTCTCTGATTCCGCAAAGGAAAAAATTGTTGAGCTAATGCAGAAGAAAAATGTAAACACCTTACGTATCTATTTTAGTGGGTATGGCTGAGGTGGCCCCCAAATTGGGATGGCTCTGGAAGAGCCAGAAGCAAATGATAAAGTAGAAACCATCAACGGCATTCAGATTGCAATTGATTCTGTCATCTATGACCAAGTTGCCGATGCTACATTAGATTATCGCAATTCATTCCTTGGCGGCGGCTTTGTCTTCGATGGTGGACAGACCTCTTCTTGCTAACGCCACTGGCAAAAAGCAAAGAGAAGGTGATCTTCAGACACAAGAAGATCACCTTCTCTTTTTAAATTCTAACTTTCGATGTTAATCCCTTACGTTTACGCCTATTGAACAGCATAATGGGGGACACCCGGTCCCTCCACTTCTTAGCCTGCTCATGTGAAGCCTGATGAACCGCAGGAAGATCCTGAAGAGCCTGAGCCGGTAACTGGTCCCTTCACATTGGCCTTAAAAACAGGCTCCTTTCCCTTCTCTCCACATGCTGGACATGGAACTTCATCTCGCTTGGAATAGGAGACAAACACCTGGTATTGATGATTACATGAAGTACACCGAAAATCATAGAGTGGCATCTAAATCCCCCTTTCCTCATTATTATACCCATACAGGTATTTATCAAAGGATATTATAGCGCATTATCTAATGAACGCCAAGGGCGGAAAAATTTGAATCACTCTTTCAATACAAACGCGAGAAAAGTAAGAAATTTTTTATTTATTCTTTCAAAATTCACTTTCTCTATGATATGATAATCATAAGTTACAGGGAGGGACAACGATGAAGAAGAATCGGATCAAACAGCTGAACCTTACGATGCTGATCATGATCACAGCATGGTTTTTATTTGGAATATATGCGGACCTACACCGTGATACGATTTTGGGCTCATTGGATTCAACTGCAGAAGAAAAGTTGACTCAGTACGGTACACTTAGCCAAATCTTTATGATTGCATCAATCCTTGCTCTTGTCGTTCTAATCGTCTTGATAATCGCCCGTTCTGCAGTGAAGAAATCCAATAAATTAGCGTAAACAAGCATATATTCTCACAAAAAAGGTCGTGTCCTCCACGACCTTTTTTTCTTAGTAGCGAAAATGTTGAAGTTCCCCTTGCAGCCCCTCTGACATCCGCTGTAATTGAGAGGTTGCTTCCGACACATCCTTGGTCTTTTGATGCTGGTCTCCCATCCGTTCATTCATCTCTGTGAGCTGCTCATAGCTGGCAGCAAGAACCTGATCGATGCGCCCGATTAATTGTTGAATCATCTCCGCTTGATTCATCACATTCTCTAAATAGGAATCGATGGCAGTCATATCCTGCTCCACCTGTTCGATCTGACCACCCATGGCTAGATATTGGGTCACAGTCCGATTTAAATTATCTTGACTTCCGGAAATCGCCTTATTCTGTGTCTCAATTCGCTGATTTACCGCTAACACCTGTTGGTGCATCTGTTCTAATAAGGTGCCTACATGCTGAGATGCATCCTTCGTACCCTCCGCAAGCTTACGTACCTCTGACGCTACCACAGAAAAGCCTTTTCCATGCTCCCCTGCACGTGATGCTTCAATGGCTGCATTCAACGCCAGTAGGTTCGTCTGATTGGAGATGGCTTCGATCACCTGAATCACTTCTCGAATATCAAGGGAACGTTGTAGCAGTTCCTCCATCACCTGCATGGTATCCTGATTCTCTTCTGCTAAATTGGTAATCTGTTGTTGAGAGCTTTGGATAATCGTACTTCCTTCTATGGTCTCATGGGCAATCTGCTTCATCACTGAACTAGTCTGTTCAGACCGTTGCTTCACTTGTCCCAATGCCTCTTGGATGGCCATAAAGGATTGTGTTGACTGTTCGATCTCTTGTACCAATTCCAGCTGGATCCCCTGCATATGCTGTGTGCGATCGGCAACCTCAGCAGTGGATCGTTCCATGACTTCTGCGGAAGCGGCTAGCTCAGAAGTGGCACCATTCACCTGACGAGCAGTATGCATCGATTGATTGATCACAGCTCGTAAGGCTTCCTGCATGCCATTGATACTTCGAGCTAGCTGCCCTACTTCGTCCTGAGACACGGTCCTCACCGGAGGAACCTGAAGATTTCCCTCAGCCACCTGCTCACTTACATCGAGTAGTTGCTCTAAGCGCTTCTTGATGGGATTGCTTAGGAGATAGCTGAGAACGAGACTCACAGCAATGGAAAGAATGATGGTAATCCATGCGACCCACATGGTAACCTGTAACTGTTCTTGAATCAATACATACTGTGTATCCTGATTCGCTTTGCTCTCCTTTAGCCATGTTTCTGTCCCTGCTCGAACTGTGCCTAATTCATCTGCCACATTCCGGCGCTCATGACTTGCTGTCATAAGACGCCCTTCCTCAATATATTTCACGATGTTAGTAAAACTTTGATCCATCTTACCATTCATTTGGATGAGCTGCTGAAGCTGGATTGTATAGGAATCCGAATGAAGACCAGCGCCTGGCTGTAGTTGGCTTAGCTCCTGCTGTACTCTCTCAAGTTCCTTCAACATCTCTTCTTGGTAATACTCATAGTTACGGAGATACTCCTCCTCCTTCTGGACAGAGAAATCGGCAAGCTGAGCATATTTAAGGTCCATTAGATGGGATAGTCTTTGCATGGAGCTACCAATCTGGTCATGTTCACTTAATAACAAAAATTGATTGGCCACAGTAGAAACCTGGGTTAGCACGAGGATAAAGCCTACGAGAAAAAGTAGTAATAAGGCACTAAAACCAGACCATAATTTTTTACGTATGGAGAGAGATTG
Proteins encoded in this region:
- a CDS encoding selenium metabolism-associated LysR family transcriptional regulator — encoded protein: MNLHTLVTFVKVVQTRSFKETAKQLRITQPAVTQRIQALEEIVGVRLLIRDADGVQLTTAGTYVYQQSLALISQWESLLQHFQGHDIKGRIVIGASTIPAAYLLPQWLSQFHQQYPEVELNVQVAGTSQVLQRLREGTIDVAITGEPSMKNDLFLFPIHHDQLRIIAPPSTPSSKRTFPALLEQEWILREAESDTRHHWIRFLKEHGYTLQDLHLVGEMGSSEAIIASVEAGLGWSVVSQLAAQHAVKYGRVSLIHVDHLEITRSFYFSTLAENQNQGLIQVFSQYLKMVNPYIQLKE
- a CDS encoding ZIP family metal transporter, with protein sequence MWDWFLQQTPGIQALCATLFTWFLTAAGAGLIFFFTQINRKVLDAMLGFAAGVMIAASFWSLLAPAIEMAGETSTQPWIPAVIGFVSGGLFLALIDKIIPHLHLGLPRSEAEGIQTGWQRSILLVLAITLHNIPEGLAVGVAFGALAYDLPGATLAGAVALAIGIGIQNFPEGLAVSAPLRREGFSRRKSFFYGQLSGVVEPVAGVIGAVAVMAMKPILPYALSFAAGAMIFVVVEELIPESQLGKNTDLATLGTMVGFAVMMALDVALG
- a CDS encoding YkvA family protein encodes the protein MKLSKMPSRSKIIGHFRQGKWLGRAKEVVANPKELSSLLHQVEAKSDGGGRWQELKEQIHLLTQLVRDWYQGIYSQVDKRSLIFIVGGLLYFVVPFDLVPDWIIALGFFDDAAVIAFIIQQVQGEIDRYKEWKEEQDQIIPLLEEEGK
- a CDS encoding TVP38/TMEM64 family protein; this translates as MPIWLESWFAAGDLLAACISILLNIVIAVVGIIPSLFITAANITYFGFIGGTLISLIGEAAGALVAFYLYRKGLRRFAIKKLQEYPRVQPLFTLEGKQAFLLVLTLRLLPFMPSMIVTLAAALGRITPLLFILASTLGKIPAQFMEAYSVLHVTQWTWQGKSIITLAALALLVRIWQKEKVKQKR
- the gap gene encoding type I glyceraldehyde-3-phosphate dehydrogenase — encoded protein: MKKVAINGFGRIGRLVFRAALDSKEIEIVAINDLTDAKMLAHLLQYDSVHGRFSADVEATENALIVNGKTIHVTAEADPTKLPWGEMGIDYVVESTGRFRTREGAEKHLQAGAKRVIISAPGKSEDITIVMGVNDEAYDPKEHFILSNASCTTNCLAPVAKILDREFGIRRGLMTTVHSYTNDQQILDLPHKDYRRARAAGLSIIPTTTGAAAAVAKVLPQLKGKLNGMAMRVPTPNVSVVDLTVELEKETSVDAINGALQAAAEGELHGILYFSDLPLVSVDYNGDPHSSIVDGLSTMVMDGDLAKVIAWYDNEWGYSCRVADLLGHMAKHEE
- a CDS encoding sugar-binding transcriptional regulator gives rise to the protein MDTNLQDFFRVIPEAKQDWQRRVQLLRLLQLQQPLGRRLIAQILQGTERIIRDDLTVLKDAKLIETSRLGVTLSKDGIEWLQVMGPIIQQQQDLQYYEEALQQRLQVERVYVLPGDCDENPWTQKELGRKAAQILRNEVRDGDVIAVNGGTSMAMMATYLLPWNRRAVTFVPARGSLGEEIKYEASTIAVTSAQHTGSTYKVFNLPEQMSTTTIQSLLKEEYVQDWLHLLQNARLFLHGIGEATTMAERRRLPREILKRLEEGAAVGEAYGTFFTAAGDVVYETPTIGLHLQQGLKVERVIALAGGKSKGKAIQAVVCYGRKAGYSYILVTDVGAAQAILST
- a CDS encoding metallophosphoesterase is translated as MSFNDLQEAVIDFRHLHGPFDFIGDVHGCYDEALQLLEQLGYKKQAGTYVHPSRRRVVFLGDITDRGPKSLPMIALVYSMWKHGSALYIHGNHCDKLYRFFQGRNIQAKHGIETTIAELERVPIEIQHEVKQQFIELFEQTPLYLQLDEGKVIAVHGALKEEGIGRYNQSVRKLALYGDITGERDEHGLPIRRNWAATYKGDPWIIYGHQTVPEPLIQNHTINIDQGCATGGYLTAFRYPEMEISQVKAKQVYYEKKTEKGMGPIE